One window from the genome of Aricia agestis chromosome 22, ilAriAges1.1, whole genome shotgun sequence encodes:
- the LOC121738156 gene encoding uncharacterized protein LOC121738156 → MDANRQNQTDLRITLNSIVQNISATENSNVDQSKDALIKYKNKRLADVSRDLQTKKVKRNTPILRYNPIFNTQVSQYIENSQKITSAYQQLAGELCLQLLNQNQQQLHSNYYESRCHDHHISDEHLQQVDNNYDMRTISVDKKNINITIQSKPQIKNEIDKMYKNQPSLNFDSNILLPNMKPTSQMQERMDEALEAILCLTCDNIVKLKIITKSDLELLSPILRNVIRVRIISVLTGNPVRSRSDIIDKYLERYPKETNMKLLERCRKRLKNKSPSNINSNVLLPNMTPTSQMQERIDEALEAILCITSNNIVQQYNITESDLEVFSSTLRNMISDRIIDVLTGHPVRSRSDIIDSYLQRYPKETDTELLELCRTKQNKNQSLSNVNSHELPSMTLTIEMQENIDKALDAIVYVTNKNVATHHTVNGSDLELFSPILRNMISYRITKIATIYSVHSRSDIIEFYLKKYPRETDIEFLKLYRSRGNSCYIPYMIKTDYPIDFFKGNMTRLINIKMKKIICVIEKMFRKTRRKFLHLQKTNPKHDLEKRLNSNRYTNFMVEIEFSRLLAKFKNEIVHMVLNKEYSQAIQSHVLR, encoded by the exons ATGGATGCCAATAGACAGAACCAGACAGATCTTCGGATAACATTGAATTCGATAGTACAAAACATTTCGGCA ACGGAAAACTCTAACGTTGACCAATCTAAAGatgctttaataaaatataaaaacaaacgtCTTGCAGATGTATCTAGAgatttacaaacaaaaaaagtGAAAAGGAATACCCCAATACTAAGATACAATCCAATATTTAATACTCAAGTTTCTCAGTACATAGAAAATTCTCAGAAAATTACATCTGCATATCAACAGCTTGCTGGAGAGCTATGTTTGCAGTTACTGAATCAAAATCAACAACAATTGCATTCAAATTACTACGAATCGCGTTGCCATGATCATCATATATCAGATGAACATTTGCAAcaagtagataataattatgatatgaGAACAATAAgtgtagataaaaaaaatattaatatcacaaTTCAATCAAAACCACAGATTAAAAACGAGATagacaaaatgtataaaaatcagCCTTCGTTAAACTTTGATAGCAACATACTATTACCAAATATGAAACCGACAAGTCAGATGCAAGAAAGAATGGATGAGGCATTAGAAGCTATTTTATGTTTAACATGTGACAATATTGTTAAACTTAAAATCATTACCAAGTCTGATTTGGAGTTACTCAGTCCTATATTGAGAAACGTGATCAGAGTTCGTATTATAAGTGTATTGACTGGAAATCCTGTACGTTCAAGAAGCGACATAATAGACAAATACCTCGAGAGATATCCAAAAGAAACTAATATGAAACTTCTAGAAAGGTGcagaaaaagattaaaaaataaatctcCGTCAAATATAAATAGCAATGTATTGTTACCAAATATGACTCCGACTAGTCAAATGCAAGAAAGAATTGACGAGGCATTAGAAGCTATTTTATGTATAACAAGTAATAATATTGTCCAACAATATAACATTACCGAATCGGATTTAGAAGTTTTTAGTTCTACACTTAGAAATATGATCAGCGATCGTATTATTGATGTATTAACTGGACACCCTGTACGTTCAAGGAGTGATATAATAGATAGTTACCTCCAGAGGTATCCAAAAGAAACCGATACTGAACTTCTTGAGCTGTGCAGAACAAAACAGAATAAAAATCAATCTTTGTCAAATGTTAACAGCCATGAATTACCAAGCATGACATTGACAATTGAAATGCAAGAAAACATAGATAAAGCATTAGATGCCATTGTGTAcgtaacaaataaaaatgttgctaCGCATCATACCGTTAATGGCTCAGATTTGGAGTTATTTAGTCCTATACTGAGAAATATGATAAGCTATCGAATTACAAAAATAGCAACGATATATTCTGTGCACTCTAGAAGTGACATAATAGAGTTTTACCTCAAGAAATATCCGAGAGAAACGGATATTGAGTTTTTAAAACTATACAGAAGCCGTGGTAACAGCTGTTATATACCATACATGATTAAGacag acTACCCCATAGACTTTTTCAAAGGGAATATGACgagattgataaatattaaaatgaagaaaataatttGTGTT attgaaaaaatgtttagaaaaaCGAGGCGAAAGTTCCTACATTTGCAAAAAACGAACCCAAAGCATGATTTAGAGAAAAGGCTTAATTCTAACCGTTATACGAATTTTATGGTGGAAATAGAATTTTCAAGACTGCTTGCTAAGTTTaaaaat